A genomic stretch from Natronomonas gomsonensis includes:
- the purD gene encoding phosphoribosylamine--glycine ligase, whose translation MTETVLLVGGGGREHAIARAVDDSADAELYACASNRNPGITDLAEGFEEVDETDPDAIVEFAESVGATLAAIGPESALNAGVADALDDAGVYAFGPREAEARIETDKAFQREFMLDHAIPGCPDFEVFEDGEAAADYIRNYDGDLAIKPRGLTGGKGVRVTGDQITKEEGAEYVLESDYDTYVLEERLVGEEFTVQAFVADGQYRVSPAVQDHKRAYEGDEGPNTGGMGSYSDATFELPFMTEGDYTDAVEIIDAVVEAMPDYKGILYGQFMLTSEGPKVVEFNARFGDPEAMNTLPVLETDFVELLVAAREGEELPELTFSNQATVCKYAVPEGYPTDPEAGAKVNIDPESAGEALLFYASVDARDDGVYTTTSRSFAVVGLAETITGAEAIAEEALAKAGEEGLRVRHDIGKAELLQQRIDHMNEIRGE comes from the coding sequence ATGACCGAGACCGTACTCCTCGTGGGTGGCGGCGGACGCGAACACGCCATCGCCCGTGCCGTCGACGACTCGGCCGACGCCGAACTGTACGCCTGTGCGTCGAACCGAAACCCCGGAATCACCGACCTCGCGGAGGGGTTCGAGGAAGTCGACGAGACCGACCCCGACGCCATCGTCGAGTTCGCCGAGTCGGTCGGCGCGACGCTGGCCGCAATCGGCCCCGAGTCCGCACTGAACGCGGGCGTGGCCGACGCCCTCGACGATGCCGGCGTCTACGCCTTCGGCCCCCGAGAGGCCGAGGCGCGCATCGAGACGGACAAGGCCTTCCAGCGGGAGTTCATGCTGGACCACGCTATCCCCGGTTGTCCCGACTTCGAGGTCTTCGAGGACGGCGAGGCCGCCGCCGACTACATCCGGAACTACGACGGCGACCTGGCCATCAAGCCGCGCGGCCTCACCGGCGGCAAGGGCGTCCGCGTCACCGGCGACCAGATTACCAAAGAGGAGGGCGCCGAGTACGTCCTCGAAAGCGACTACGACACCTACGTCTTGGAGGAACGCCTCGTCGGCGAGGAGTTCACCGTACAGGCGTTCGTCGCCGACGGCCAGTATCGCGTCTCGCCGGCCGTCCAGGACCACAAACGCGCCTACGAGGGCGACGAGGGGCCGAACACCGGCGGCATGGGGTCGTACTCCGACGCCACCTTCGAATTGCCGTTCATGACGGAGGGCGATTACACTGACGCCGTCGAAATCATCGACGCGGTCGTTGAGGCGATGCCCGACTACAAGGGCATCCTCTACGGCCAGTTCATGCTCACGTCAGAGGGACCGAAGGTCGTCGAGTTCAACGCCCGCTTCGGCGACCCCGAGGCGATGAACACACTGCCGGTGCTGGAGACCGACTTCGTCGAGTTGCTCGTCGCCGCCCGCGAAGGCGAGGAACTGCCGGAACTCACCTTCTCGAATCAGGCGACCGTCTGTAAGTACGCCGTCCCCGAAGGATACCCGACCGACCCCGAGGCCGGCGCGAAGGTGAACATAGACCCTGAAAGCGCCGGCGAGGCGCTGCTGTTCTACGCCAGCGTCGACGCTCGCGACGACGGCGTCTACACGACGACCTCGCGGTCGTTCGCCGTCGTCGGACTGGCCGAGACCATCACCGGCGCGGAGGCCATCGCCGAGGAGGCACTCGCGAAGGCCGGCGAGGAGGGACTTCGCGTCCGCCACGACATCGGCAAGGCCGAACTCCTCCAGCAGCGCATCGACCACATGAACGAGATTCGCGGCGAGTAG
- a CDS encoding TlpA family protein disulfide reductase, with protein MELETMRPNPVWDADSYDDAVATFEAHADDIVVKVWGGDWCKDCRSQLPDFGAALDAAGVENVEHYPVEKEDDGSKTGPKVEEYGIELIPTVVVEDVETGEELARFVEEEDMPIAVYLAEQLA; from the coding sequence ATGGAACTGGAAACGATGCGGCCGAACCCGGTGTGGGACGCCGACTCCTACGACGACGCAGTCGCGACTTTCGAGGCGCACGCCGACGACATCGTTGTGAAGGTGTGGGGCGGCGACTGGTGTAAGGACTGCCGCTCGCAACTGCCCGATTTCGGCGCGGCACTCGATGCCGCCGGCGTCGAGAACGTCGAACACTATCCCGTCGAGAAGGAAGACGACGGCAGCAAGACCGGCCCGAAGGTCGAAGAATACGGCATCGAATTGATTCCGACCGTCGTCGTGGAAGACGTCGAGACGGGAGAAGAGCTCGCCCGTTTCGTCGAGGAGGAGGACATGCCGATTGCGGTGTACCTCGCCGAACAATTGGCGTAA
- a CDS encoding thioredoxin domain-containing protein → MDNRLDEASSPYLKQHADNPVAWQQWDEESLALAEERDVPIFLSIGYAACHWCHVMEDESFSDPDIAEQLNENFVPIKVDREERPDVDSVYMTVCQLVRGNGGWPLSVWLTPEGKPFHVGTYFPPEQKQGTPAFGQVLDGIAESWNDPEEREKMEDRAEQWTDAVSGELEDTPETPGEAPDAEFVDSAASAAVRGADREHGGWGRGQKFPQPGRVHLLLRAFDRTGRNEYREVATEALDAMVSGGLYDHVGGGFHRYCVDREWTVPHFEKMLYDNAEIPRALLAGYQLTGAERYADAVRGTFTFVQRELTHPDGGFYSTLDAESEDEDGEREEGVFYVWTPETVEKSIEDDTDAAIFRDRYGVTEAGNFENGTTVLTESASIEELAERHERTPGEIRDRLERARKQAFDARSERPRPPRDEKVLAGWNGLMISAFAEGALTLDSEYAAAAEDALTFCMDRLWDTEERRLNRRLKDDDVGIQGYLEDYAFLGRGALDTYQATGDVAFLEFALELGRVIRDAFYDDSEGTLYFTPVDGESLVARPQELTDTSTPSSSGVAVQLLTALAHVAPEEGFNEIAETVVETHASKLDSDPLSHASLALAADDRAVGALELTVAADHLPEQWRTSLSERYLPTRFLTIRPPAENGVEQWVETLGLEEVPPIWANREARDGEPTVYACRSFTCSPPQHEMDAALEWVEDL, encoded by the coding sequence ATGGACAACCGCCTCGACGAGGCGTCTTCGCCGTACCTCAAACAGCACGCCGACAACCCGGTTGCGTGGCAACAGTGGGACGAGGAGTCCCTCGCCCTCGCCGAGGAGCGCGACGTGCCGATATTCCTCTCTATCGGCTACGCCGCCTGCCACTGGTGTCACGTCATGGAAGACGAGAGCTTCTCGGACCCCGACATCGCCGAGCAACTCAACGAGAACTTCGTTCCAATCAAAGTCGACCGCGAGGAGCGCCCCGACGTGGACTCGGTGTACATGACCGTCTGTCAACTGGTCCGCGGCAACGGCGGGTGGCCCCTGTCGGTGTGGCTCACCCCGGAGGGCAAACCGTTCCACGTGGGGACGTACTTCCCGCCCGAGCAGAAGCAGGGGACACCCGCCTTCGGGCAGGTGCTGGACGGTATCGCCGAATCCTGGAACGACCCCGAGGAACGCGAGAAGATGGAGGACCGCGCCGAACAGTGGACCGACGCCGTCTCTGGGGAGTTGGAGGACACCCCCGAAACGCCCGGCGAGGCCCCGGACGCCGAGTTCGTCGATTCGGCTGCCAGCGCGGCCGTCCGCGGGGCGGACCGCGAACACGGCGGGTGGGGTCGCGGCCAGAAGTTCCCCCAACCCGGCCGGGTTCACTTGCTCTTGCGGGCCTTCGACCGAACCGGGCGCAACGAGTACCGGGAGGTGGCGACGGAGGCACTCGACGCGATGGTCTCGGGCGGCCTCTACGACCACGTCGGCGGCGGCTTCCACCGCTACTGCGTCGACCGCGAGTGGACCGTCCCGCACTTCGAGAAGATGCTGTACGACAACGCGGAGATTCCGCGGGCGCTGCTGGCCGGCTACCAACTGACCGGGGCCGAGCGCTACGCCGATGCCGTCCGGGGGACGTTCACGTTCGTCCAGCGGGAACTCACCCACCCCGACGGCGGCTTCTACTCGACGCTCGACGCCGAAAGCGAGGACGAAGACGGCGAGCGCGAGGAGGGCGTCTTCTACGTCTGGACGCCCGAGACGGTCGAGAAGTCCATCGAGGACGACACCGACGCCGCAATCTTCCGTGACCGCTACGGCGTCACCGAGGCGGGGAACTTCGAGAACGGGACGACCGTCCTCACCGAATCAGCGTCCATCGAGGAGTTGGCCGAACGCCACGAGCGAACGCCGGGCGAGATACGCGACCGACTGGAACGCGCCCGAAAGCAGGCCTTCGACGCCCGAAGCGAGCGTCCGCGCCCGCCACGGGACGAGAAGGTACTCGCCGGCTGGAACGGCCTGATGATTTCGGCGTTCGCGGAGGGCGCTTTGACCCTCGACAGCGAGTACGCGGCCGCGGCCGAGGACGCGCTCACCTTCTGTATGGACCGGCTGTGGGACACAGAAGAGCGCCGACTGAACCGCCGACTGAAGGACGACGACGTGGGGATTCAGGGCTACCTCGAAGACTACGCCTTCCTCGGACGCGGCGCACTCGACACGTATCAGGCCACCGGTGACGTTGCGTTCTTGGAGTTCGCGCTCGAACTCGGCAGAGTCATCCGAGATGCCTTCTACGACGACTCGGAGGGGACGCTCTACTTCACGCCGGTCGACGGCGAGTCGCTGGTCGCTCGGCCGCAGGAACTCACCGACACGTCGACGCCGTCGTCAAGTGGCGTCGCCGTCCAGTTGCTCACCGCACTCGCCCACGTCGCCCCCGAGGAAGGATTCAACGAAATCGCCGAAACCGTCGTGGAAACCCACGCCTCGAAACTGGATTCGGACCCGCTGTCGCACGCCTCGCTCGCGCTCGCGGCCGACGACCGTGCGGTCGGCGCCTTGGAGTTGACCGTCGCCGCGGACCACCTGCCCGAGCAGTGGCGGACATCGCTGTCGGAGCGGTATCTCCCGACGCGGTTTCTCACCATCCGACCGCCCGCAGAGAACGGTGTCGAGCAGTGGGTCGAAACGCTCGGACTCGAAGAAGTGCCGCCCATCTGGGCCAACCGCGAGGCCCGCGACGGCGAACCCACCGTCTACGCCTGCCGGTCGTTCACCTGCTCGCCACCGCAACACGAGATGGATGCGGCGCTGGAGTGGGTGGAAGACCTCTGA
- a CDS encoding sterol carrier protein, whose product MPQFPTEQWLQEYRRHLNDSDAFAELGEGWGQGFDGDVLYVITDLPTEETTLGELPEATLDGLPDHVYETVSDVTVADAPETFAPIQSGIPDSLADKLDQLESHVVDDTVYAYVGLEDGRCTEVEVVDGPEARETGFVMRGSYEVWRDIVDGRPSSSAVVTGELSVSGNRLRRLRYAPMFQLLGSVASEVETTHLFDGDDSTSTPLLDTAMRGRMVAERETHRSVKRTLELF is encoded by the coding sequence ATGCCACAGTTCCCGACTGAACAGTGGTTACAGGAGTATAGACGCCACCTCAACGACAGCGATGCGTTCGCGGAACTCGGCGAAGGGTGGGGACAGGGCTTCGATGGCGACGTGCTGTACGTCATCACCGACCTTCCAACCGAGGAGACGACGCTCGGAGAACTACCCGAGGCGACGCTCGATGGCCTCCCCGACCACGTCTACGAGACGGTGTCGGACGTGACCGTCGCCGACGCCCCGGAGACGTTCGCGCCGATTCAGTCCGGCATTCCCGACAGTTTGGCTGACAAACTCGACCAACTGGAGTCCCACGTCGTCGACGACACGGTGTACGCCTACGTCGGCTTGGAGGACGGCCGCTGTACCGAGGTGGAGGTCGTCGACGGTCCCGAAGCCCGCGAGACGGGGTTCGTCATGCGTGGCTCCTACGAGGTGTGGCGCGACATCGTCGACGGCCGGCCCTCGTCGTCGGCCGTCGTGACCGGCGAGTTGTCGGTGAGCGGCAATCGGCTTCGGCGGCTGCGGTATGCTCCGATGTTCCAACTGCTCGGTTCGGTTGCAAGCGAGGTAGAGACGACGCATCTCTTCGATGGCGACGACTCCACCTCGACGCCGCTTCTCGACACCGCGATGCGGGGGCGGATGGTCGCCGAACGGGAGACGCACCGAAGCGTCAAACGAACGCTGGAGTTGTTCTGA
- a CDS encoding winged helix-turn-helix domain-containing protein, with amino-acid sequence MTDGETAETTAEEAFALVGNELRAGILRVLGATPHERVSFSELRERVDSDVDSGQFNYHLQKLVGPFVEKTDDGYVLRPPGVALYRAIKAGAFSRSLTVGGFDADFDCYFCETPVEAAYDDGLFTMTCPGCEHLYARTTLPPSAVEGDRSELLTRVDQYNRHQMGLSADGVCPVCANPMALEFLESDAVAWADGAERLDVFCHRFCGHCGREQYMTVGLALLHHPAVVAFFHEHAVDVTAIPHWELAFVMTDNYLTVRSKDPWKFELAVPCEGETLTLVVDDELNVIEEERS; translated from the coding sequence ATGACGGACGGCGAGACGGCGGAGACGACCGCCGAAGAGGCCTTCGCGCTCGTGGGCAACGAACTCCGGGCGGGCATCCTCCGCGTCCTCGGGGCGACGCCACACGAGAGAGTGTCGTTCTCGGAACTCCGCGAACGCGTCGACAGCGACGTCGACAGCGGCCAGTTCAACTACCACCTTCAGAAACTGGTCGGCCCGTTCGTCGAGAAAACCGACGACGGCTACGTCCTCCGACCGCCGGGGGTGGCGCTGTATCGCGCAATCAAGGCGGGGGCATTCAGCCGAAGTCTCACCGTCGGGGGCTTCGACGCCGACTTCGACTGTTATTTCTGTGAGACGCCGGTCGAGGCCGCCTACGACGACGGACTGTTCACGATGACCTGTCCAGGGTGTGAACACCTCTATGCCCGGACGACGCTCCCGCCAAGCGCCGTCGAGGGCGACCGAAGCGAACTGTTGACCCGAGTCGACCAGTACAATCGCCACCAGATGGGGCTGTCGGCCGACGGCGTCTGCCCGGTCTGTGCGAACCCGATGGCACTGGAGTTCCTCGAAAGCGACGCAGTCGCGTGGGCCGACGGGGCCGAACGACTCGACGTGTTCTGCCACCGCTTCTGTGGCCACTGCGGCCGAGAGCAGTACATGACCGTCGGGTTGGCGTTGCTGCATCATCCCGCTGTCGTCGCTTTTTTCCACGAACACGCTGTCGACGTGACCGCGATTCCCCACTGGGAGTTGGCGTTCGTGATGACGGACAACTACCTGACCGTTCGGTCGAAAGACCCCTGGAAGTTCGAACTCGCGGTTCCCTGCGAGGGCGAGACGCTGACGCTTGTGGTCGACGACGAGTTGAACGTTATCGAAGAGGAACGTTCCTGA
- a CDS encoding NADH-quinone oxidoreductase subunit D — translation MSTDAVARQRSETPVPEALSEFAIGYETHENAPAVVVRADEVADALEAARSLGYDHCACVTAQAYEDRYETVYHLRSYDDPTDELGIVVPTASDAPVSESGASVYPTAEWHEREAYDLVGIEYADHPDLRRILLPETWQGHPLAPDYDIESSQVVPYREHANPLQDDKRRGDTMLVNVGPHHPATHGVLHLEVTLDGETVADVDPDIGYIHRCEEQMCQQGTYRHQIMPYPDRWDWGGGGILNEWAYARTAEDLADIEVPEYAQLIRTMAAELSRILSHMLAVGAYALDVVGDFNATWQYAFRDRELVQEILEDLTGQRLMFNYFRLGGVSWDIPGDREAFFDKVRSFTQGLPAKMREYHDLLSSNEILQLRTVGVGELPPETAKAYGCTGPVARGSGVDYDLRRDDPYGYYEELDWDVVTEDGCDNLSRLLVRLGEVEQSAKIIEQCVELLESWPEDERTIQANVPRTLKPDPDTEIYRAVEAAKGELGIYIRSDGTDKPARFKIRGPSFSHVSALPAMTEGEYIPDLIATLGSLDTIMGEVDR, via the coding sequence ATGTCGACTGACGCCGTTGCCCGACAGCGCTCGGAGACCCCCGTCCCGGAGGCGCTTTCGGAATTCGCGATTGGCTACGAGACCCACGAGAACGCCCCGGCGGTGGTCGTCCGCGCCGACGAGGTCGCGGACGCCCTCGAAGCGGCCCGGTCGCTCGGATACGACCACTGCGCCTGTGTCACCGCACAGGCCTACGAGGACCGCTACGAGACGGTGTATCACCTCCGCAGTTACGACGACCCGACGGATGAACTCGGCATCGTCGTCCCGACGGCCAGCGACGCGCCGGTCAGCGAGTCCGGTGCGTCGGTGTACCCAACCGCCGAGTGGCACGAGCGGGAGGCCTACGACCTCGTCGGCATCGAGTACGCCGACCACCCTGACCTGCGCCGCATCCTGCTGCCGGAGACCTGGCAGGGACACCCACTGGCTCCAGACTACGACATCGAATCGTCGCAGGTGGTCCCCTATCGCGAACACGCAAATCCCCTCCAGGACGACAAACGGCGAGGAGATACGATGTTGGTCAACGTCGGACCGCATCACCCCGCGACCCACGGCGTCCTGCACCTCGAAGTCACACTGGACGGCGAGACGGTCGCCGACGTGGACCCCGACATCGGCTACATCCACCGCTGTGAAGAGCAGATGTGCCAGCAGGGTACCTACCGCCACCAGATAATGCCGTACCCCGACCGCTGGGACTGGGGCGGTGGCGGCATCCTCAACGAGTGGGCCTACGCCCGCACCGCCGAGGATCTCGCCGACATCGAGGTCCCCGAGTACGCACAACTCATCCGGACGATGGCCGCGGAGTTGAGCCGTATCCTCTCGCATATGCTCGCCGTCGGTGCCTACGCGCTCGACGTGGTCGGCGATTTCAACGCCACGTGGCAGTACGCCTTCCGGGACCGCGAACTCGTCCAGGAGATTCTCGAGGATTTGACCGGCCAGCGACTCATGTTCAACTACTTCCGGTTGGGCGGGGTGTCGTGGGACATTCCGGGCGACCGGGAGGCGTTCTTCGATAAGGTCCGGTCGTTCACGCAGGGGCTGCCGGCGAAGATGCGGGAGTACCACGACCTGCTGTCCTCAAACGAGATACTGCAACTCCGAACGGTCGGCGTCGGCGAACTGCCGCCCGAGACGGCGAAGGCCTACGGCTGTACCGGCCCCGTCGCCCGCGGGTCGGGGGTCGATTACGATCTGCGCCGGGACGACCCCTACGGCTACTACGAGGAGTTGGACTGGGACGTGGTGACCGAAGACGGCTGTGACAACCTCAGCCGGCTGCTGGTCCGACTCGGTGAGGTAGAGCAGTCCGCAAAAATCATCGAACAGTGCGTCGAACTGCTCGAATCGTGGCCGGAAGACGAGCGGACGATTCAGGCCAACGTCCCGCGGACGCTCAAGCCCGACCCCGACACCGAAATCTATCGGGCCGTCGAGGCCGCGAAGGGCGAACTCGGCATCTACATCCGCTCGGACGGGACGGACAAGCCCGCTCGGTTCAAGATTCGCGGGCCGTCCTTTTCGCACGTCTCGGCGCTGCCGGCGATGACGGAAGGCGAGTACATCCCGGACCTCATCGCGACGCTCGGCAGCCTCGACACCATCATGGGCGAGGTCGACCGCTGA